One segment of Tachyglossus aculeatus isolate mTacAcu1 chromosome 16, mTacAcu1.pri, whole genome shotgun sequence DNA contains the following:
- the MPC2 gene encoding mitochondrial pyruvate carrier 2, with product MAAAGARGLRASYHRFLDKVELMLPEKMRPLYNHPAGPKTVFFWAPIMKWGLVGAGLADMARPAEKLSTAQSAVLMATGFIWSRYSLVIIPKNWSLFAVNFFVGAAGASQLFRIWKYQQELKSKESQ from the exons ATGGCGGCGGCCGGCGCCCGAGGCCTCCGCGCCTCCTACCACCGCTTCCTCGACAAAGTGGAGCTGATGCTTCCGGAGAAGATGCGCCCCCTCTACAACCACCCCGCCG GTCCCAAAACTGTTTTTTTCTGGGCACCAATAATGAAATGG GGGTTGGTGGGAGCTGGATTAGCTGACATGGCCAGACCTGCCGAAAAACTCAGCACAGCCCAGTCTGCCGTTTTAATGGCTACAG GGTTCATTTGGTCAAGATACTCTCTCGTCATTATTCCTAAAAACTGGAGTCTGTTTGCGGTTAATTTCTTCGTCGGTGCTGCAGGAGCCTCTCAGCTCTTCCGTATATGGAA GTACCAGCAGGAACTAAAATCCAAGGAAAGTCAGTAA